The DNA window CGCGGTCAGGTCCACCTTGGGCGCGCTGTTGAAGCGCGCGTACAGCACCGCGGCCAGCAGCAGGGCGATGTGCCCCACCACCGACGCGACGACGAACGGCGACACGCGCGCGGAGCGGTTGACGAGCAGGCTGTGGCTCACCGCGGAGTGCATGGGCTAGCGCTTCGCCTCCTTCGGCTTCTTCGAGGTCGACGGAGCATTGGACGTCTTGGACCCCGTGGACGGGTCCGTAATCATGCCCACGTTGTTGATGCCCGCGCGCTGCGCCGCCGCCATGACCTCCACCACGACGCCATAGGGCACGTCGCGGTCGGCGTGGAGGAAGACCTCCTTGTCCGCCTGCACCTTGGCGTTGGCGGCAAGCTTCGTCTCCAGCTCCTCCATCGGCACCTCGGCGTCGCCGATGTAGACCTTCTTGCCGGCGTCGATGGAGAGGACGACCTTCTTCTCCGTCGCCTCCACGGGCGCGGCCTTCGTCTCCGGCAGGTTCACCTTCACGCCCTGCTGGATGAGGGGCGCGGTCACCATGAAGATGATGAGCAGCACCAGCATCACGTCGACCATCGGCGTGACGTTGATTTCGCTCATCGTGGTGCGGCCACCGCCGCGATTGCCTCCGCCCATTCCCATGGTCGCCTCCGCCCTACCGGAAGAAGTGACGCTTGATGATGTTGAGGAAGTCCGCGGAGAAGTTGGACATCTCCGTGTCGAACACCTTGATGCGGCTGACGAACGAGTTGTAGGCGACCACGGCCGGAATCGCCGCGAACAGGCCCGCCGCCGTGGCGAAGAGCGCGTTGCCCACCGGCGCGGCCACTGTCGCCAGCGTGGCGTTGCCCTGCTCCGCAATCTGGTTGAA is part of the Myxococcus landrumus genome and encodes:
- the tolR gene encoding protein TolR is translated as MGMGGGNRGGGRTTMSEINVTPMVDVMLVLLIIFMVTAPLIQQGVKVNLPETKAAPVEATEKKVVLSIDAGKKVYIGDAEVPMEELETKLAANAKVQADKEVFLHADRDVPYGVVVEVMAAAQRAGINNVGMITDPSTGSKTSNAPSTSKKPKEAKR